TTTTTTAGACGCTTTTAATGCTAGAAAATTATCAGCATCTTCAGTTTCATTACTTCCTCGCGCAATCGTACCTTTCATTGGTTTCGTCAACAATATATGCGCCACTTGTTCATAAGGGCCATATTGGAAGAACAGTTCTGGAGATATCGACATCATTGTTTCATCTTCATGTTCGATATACGCTTTATAATCCCCATTTGAAGCTGAAATTAAATTTAAAAAATACGCATACGTATTAGTAATTGGCTGTGCCTTTAATCGGGTCGTATAGTTGACTTGATACGTATTTCCTAATGTAATTTGGTCTTGAATCTCTTTAATGTGATTCGCAATTTCATCATCTGTATGTGTAGCTGTCCATTTGATATGCTCTTGTTGATATTGTTCAACTCTTTCCTCAAAATGTTCAACTGGTTGATGAAACACTTGCATCACGCCGTAATTCCCTGCTTCATTCGATGAAACAGCTAACGATGCATCAAAAGCTGGCGCGCTTTCGTATGGCAATGTTAATACAACATAATATCCACGTTCTTGATATTGTGTTGCTTGTTCGATTAAAGTTGGGACATCATCCAACTGTTTCGCAACATATTGCTTAACCGGATGTTCAAATTTTAAATCCAGTTGTTCCACATTTTGTTGGTCATACATGTATTTATACTGTATATGTGTCTTCAACTTCAACGCCTACCTTCCTTAAGAAGTTTGCAAATTGTTCCATCCCAAATTCGCTTAAAATAGATTCCGGATGATATTGTACTGCTTCAATCGGTAATGAACGATGACGTATCGCCATAGGAATGTCATCTTCACTGTACGCAGTGACAATAAAATCTTCCGGGATCTGATTTTTATCTGCAATTAATGAATGATAACGCGTTACTTGAAATGACTGTGGCAAATCTTCAAAAATACCTTCCCCATCATGACTAATACTTGTCGTATGTCCATGTATTGGACGTAATCCTTTAATGACATTGCCACCAAATGCAGATATCAATAATTGAAACCCTAAACACACGCCTAAGATAGGTATATCTTTATAAACTTCGATTATAGAAGATTTTAAATTCACATAATCATCTGGATGTCCTGGTCCAGGAGAGATAATAATCACTTTTGGGTTTATGTCTTTCATTTTATCAAATGTCACTTCTTCAGATTTCAACACACAAATATCACTATTGTTGGTAATCACTTTAATATATTCGATGATATTGTATGTAAATGAATCATGGTTATCGATCATCATTATCATATGTATACACGCTCTGCTTTCCTAAATTTCAAACTAATCATAACATACTCTAAACTTGCTTTTACACAATGATTATATTATCATTTGTATATTCAATAAACTCAGAGGTTACTAGCTTACACCCTCTATAAAAAACTAGACACACACGTCTACCTTTTTTATAGAAGGCAGGCTTTTTTTATGCCTTTATAAAGGAGAAACATCATGTCAGAAACATTAAAAAATGAAAAAGCACTCGTTGTATTTAGTGGTGGACAAGATAGTACGACGTGTCTTTTTTATGCAAAAGCACATTTCAAGGAAGTTGAGTTAGTCACTTTTCAATATGGACAGAGACATGACTTAGAAATTAAAGTTGCCGAAAGTATCGCTCAAGAACAAGGATTAAAGCATCATTTACTTGATATGTCTTTACTTTCACAATTGTCACCAAATGCATTAACAGATCATTCTATGACAATTGAAAACGATGAGAACGGTATACCTAATACATTTGTTCCTGCAAGAAATTTATTATTCTTATCTTTTGCTGGGGCACTCGCTTATCAAATCGGCGCAAAACATATTATTACAGGTGTATGTGAAACTGATTTTAGTGGATATCCAGATTGTAGAGATAGTTTCATTAAATCAATGAACTTATCATTAAACTTATCTATGGATAAAGACTTTGTGATTCACACACCTCTTATGTGGTTAAATAAAAAAGAAACTTGGGCACTAAGTGATCAATTAGGTGCACTTGATTATGTAAGAGAAAAAACACTGACTTGTTATAATGGTGTTATGAGTGATGGCTGTGGAGAATGCCCAGCATGCCAATTAAGAAAACAAGGTCTTGACCAATACCTCGAAACGAAAGGAAGTTTATAATGCTACAACAAATATACCCTAGCGTACAACATCCATATGCTTTCGAATTAAATAAAGATTTTAACTTTTCTAGTGCACACTACATTCCATTTGATGAAGCTGGTAAATGCAAAAACATTCACGGGCATACTTATTTTGTTAACTTAACTATTGCAGGTAACGAATTAGATAAGATGGGATTTCTCGTAAACTTTAGCGAATTAAAAACGTTAATACACAAACGTTATGATCACAAATTACTTAATGATTTTGATGAATTTAAAGATCATAGCCCTTCTACAGAACAAGTTGCACAGACGATATATAAAATCGTACAAGAATCTTTAGATCAACGTGACAATAAGCCACAATGCGTTCAAGTATTTGTAAGAGAAACACCTACAAGTTATGTTGTGTATCGTCCTGTAAATCAAGGAGATAACCATGCCTAAAATACCTGTACTAGAAATGTTCGGCCCAACAATACAAGGCGAAGGGGCAGTGATTGGTAAGAAAACGATGTTTGTCAGAACGAGTGGCTGTGACTACCGTTGTAGTTGGTGTGATTCAAGTTTCACTTGGGACGGCTCTGCTAAGGACGACATTCGTTTATTAGAACCCGAAGAAATCATCGCCGAATTAGATGCACTTGCGCCACAACGATATCAACATGTTACGATTTCTGGAGGAAATCCAGCATTGATTAAAAATATCGGTCCATTAGTTGAAGCGTTAAATGAAAGAAACATTCAGACTGCTTTAGAAACACAAGGATCTAAATTTCAATCGTGGATGACGCAAATTGATGACTTAACTATCAGCCCTAAACCACCAAGTTCAGGTATGAAACCAAACTTACCTATCCTTGATGATGTGATATCACAGTGTGTTGAAGAAAGTCTTTCATTAAAAGTCGTTGTATTCGATGACGATGACTATCAATTCGCTAAAGATATACATGCAAGATACCCGTCTATCCCGTTCTATGTACAAGTCGGAAATCCTTATTTAGACGATCGCGTTTCGAATCATACTGAAAAGCTACTAGAAAAATACGAAGCATTAATTGATAAAGTTATGAACGACACGCTCAATGACATATATGTATTACCTCAATTACACACATTGCTTTGGAGCAATAAAAAAGGCGTATAACATTTCCTAGGAAATGTTATACGCTTTTTCTTATTTCGTTTTCTTTTTCGTTAATTTATAAACAATGAATATGATTAAACTAAGCGCAATGAAGACCCATCCAGGTATATCCACCAGCATCTTATTTTTAAAAATCATATACGGTACTAACATTAATAGCGCAGGTAATATACCTACTACAACACCAGAATACAGCATTTCTTTATATTGTTTAAACTTCGTCTGATCGAAGATATATCGTTGAATGCCACTATATAACAATTTGATAATGATGTACCCACCAATTGGTACCATTATGATTAACAATAAAGTTGAGATAACAGGTGTCTTACTATTCGTAAACATTAATACTAAACCTGTAATGATAAAATAAATACTATAGAAATATGAAATCCCCATGTACAACATTTTAAAAATGGCTTTTCGAGATTCATTCGGTAATGCTTTTAATATTTCATCAGCATGTCCTTTAACATCATGACCGAAAAATTCAATTGCAGAGCTGCCATTAGAAACCGATTCTAATAAATGGTCTAATACATCCATCAATATCACTTCAGTTTCGTGTTCACTTACCCTTAAATCTGTTCTTAAATATAACAAGAAATTTTCGTAAACTTTTAAATCTTCTTCATTTAATTGTTTTCTCTTTATATTATTTTCTTCGATCAATTGTTTCGTCGTTCTTGTTGTCATCTTTAGTACTCCTTTTTTAATAAAGCATTAATTGGTGCTTGCATTTGATTCCATTCGTGCTTAACGGTATCTAATTCTTTTTTTCCGTCTTCAGTGATGTAATAATATTTTCTCTTTGGTCCTTTTTCACTCGTTTGAAATTCACTATAAATCAACTGCTTATTTAACAACCTCAGTAAAATAGGATAAATAGTACCTTCACTCACATCTTTAAAATGACGTTCGTTTAATATCTTCGACAGTTCATAACCGTATACGGGTTGCGTTTCAATGATTGCCAATATACACGCATCCAACAGACCCTTTCGCATTTGTGTTCTTATGGACATAGACTCAACCTCTTCCAATTCACATAACTACTTTGTATTACAAGTTAGTATGATTGTATCATATTATTTTCCACACTCATAGTGCCTTTAAAGTTCTTCAAATATATATTAAGTGCTTAAATGTTAAGTTATTGTTATAATTCTTAGAGACTAGTTTAAGGTAGGAGACAGATATGGCATTTCTCGTTTCAATTAATATCATACTGTGTATCGTCTTAATGTCATATAACTATGTAGTCATGAATAAGAAAAAGCGTATCAATCATTACGCCATTTCAATAACAATTGCTTTGAATGGTTTAATATCCTTTATAATCATCAAAGAAATCAATTTCATCACGATCGCTGTAACAGCAATGTTACTTATATGGGCATTCATACATACATGGATTCAAATTAAATATGCTCCAAATATTATAGAAAACCAATTTTTCGTACTATATATCATTACAATTGTATTTAGCATGTCTTTAAACATTGTTTATTTAGACAGTAAACTTTCAATTTATCAATCTGTACCTTATTTCGGTGTCAGTTTATTTATTTTCGGACAAATCATCGCTTACCTTTCTTTATTTACGAAAGCAATTGAAGCAGATGGTAAACGATTAGCTAAAATGTATCAACAAGGTATATACAGATACTTTATCCATCCACAATTAGTAGGAGAAGTCATGTTCACCTTATCATTAATATGTATGATTGTACTTACACCACATTGGTTCCTTCTTGTCCCTGTATTTCTTTTTTATATTACTTTTATTTTATGGCAAAAATTATTCAAAACAACATACTATGTTTCGGCAGATTCATAAAGGGTAATTGTAGACAGACAAGATAAACTAAGGAGGTACGCTCATGGGCTTTATATTAATGTTAATTGTAGGCGGTCTGATTGGTTGGCTAGCAGGTGTCATTTTAGGTAAAGACATTCCTGGTGGCATCATTGGTAACATCATCGCCGGTTTAATCGGTTCAGCAATCGGTGGCGCATTATTAGGTGATTTAGGTCCAGTATGGGGTGGCGTAGCAATTATACCAGCTTTAATTGGTTCAATCATTTTAATACTTGTACTATCATTCATCTTAAAATTAATTAGAAAAAAATAGTAACAACTAAGTTTTGAATAAAATTACTAAATGAAAAGAAGGCACGGAATAAAATTCCATGCCTTTTTTCGTTTGCAATATAGGCCAATCCTCTTCTCTATTCCTAAAAAAATTCTTTTAAAGAGATTGTTTTCTAAAACTATCTCGTTAGCGTGTCATTTTCTCACATTTTGTAATTCAATTAGGCTTTTATATGGGCTGTTTCCGTTCTAACGGGATTGTTTTTCAGAACTATCTCGTTAGATTTTCTAACAGGATTGTTTTCTAAAACTATCTCGTTAGCGTGTCATTTTCTCACATTTTGTAATTCAATTAGGCTTTTATATGGGCTATTTCCGTTCTAACGGGATTGTTTTTCAGAACTATCTCGTTAGATTTTCTAACAGGATTGTTTTCTAAAACTATCTCGTTAACGTGTCATTTTCTCACATTTTACAGTTCATTTGGGCTTTTCACTGTCTATTTTTGCTCTAACGGGATTGTTTCCATGAACTATCTCGTTAGAATTTCTAATAAGATTGTTTTCTAAAACTATCTCGTTAGCCATATATAAGTATTTTAGACATAGAATAAATTTCGCGCCTTCCTTATTTTAATGTAAATAAATAATTCCAATGATTAATATGAAAACTGAATTAACTATCTCTATTATACCTACATGCATGATTTTTATATTTTTACCATACAACAGTACAGCTCTAATTAAACTAGGCAGATACATCACCATTATCAATGGACTGATCATTAGTCCAATTACTACTAGACATAAATGATATATCCAAGAACTCCACTTATACAGTGCTGATTTCTTTTCTCTAATCATTGTTTTAACATATAAAATAGTTCCAAAATAATAAAGGAAACTTAAAATAAAAACAGGAAACCATATTTGAATTGATGTGATTGAAACATTTAATATTGTACTCAAAACACCAAACAAACAAAAGATGGACACAGCAATTAAATCATTTGTAAATGCACGTTCTTTTTTATTTTTTGCAAAGTAAGCGTTCATTAACGAAAGTGGCACCATTAATATAAAAATCATTAACGTCTCTCGTTTGTACAATATAATTGGAATGAACGAGAATATTACTATTAGTAAAAATATACTCGCTGTCATCAAATAGCCTGAATCTTTTTTTCGTTTCTTTAAATAGAAAAAGATTTGATCACTCATAAAATATGATGCTAATAAACCTAAATATAATAATAAATGATAAAACGTAAAACCACTTACAGCGATACCAAATGCAATCGGTATGATAATCATCGACCATACGCCATGTTGATTAGGCTTTTTAAATTTCATATAAAAACACCTCCACATATTTATTTTACTAAAAAATATTTTTTTAATATCTTTTAATTCAAACAAAAATGTGAAGGTTTTATTTTTTTATTTCATGTCACCAATTTTAACGTCATCTGGATCTCTAAATTGTCGTTCATTTGTGTGTAGTGAATCAATTGCTTCTAAATCTTCTTTACTTAATTCAAAATCAAATACGTCAAAGTTCTCTTTAATTCTGTCATCATTTTGTGACTTTGGAATAACGAGACGATTTTGTTGTAAATGCCATTTAATAATAATTTGTGCTGCAGTTTTACGATGTTTATCTGCTAGTGAACTTAATATAGGATTTTCAAGCCACTCTCCACCTCGCATCAACGGGCTCCATGCCATCACTTTAATCCCTTTACTTTCACAATAAGCTTGTAATTCTGCTTGGTTAAATAATGGATGCAATTCAACTTGATTAACCGCCGGAACAACCTCAGTTTCTGCCATTAATTTTTCTAAATGATGTTCTTTAAAGTTACATACACCAATCGCTTTAACCTTTCCTTCTTTGTAAAGATGTTCTAAAGCTTTGTATGATTCGATAAATAATTCATC
The Mammaliicoccus sp. Dog046 genome window above contains:
- the queE gene encoding 7-carboxy-7-deazaguanine synthase QueE, translated to MPKIPVLEMFGPTIQGEGAVIGKKTMFVRTSGCDYRCSWCDSSFTWDGSAKDDIRLLEPEEIIAELDALAPQRYQHVTISGGNPALIKNIGPLVEALNERNIQTALETQGSKFQSWMTQIDDLTISPKPPSSGMKPNLPILDDVISQCVEESLSLKVVVFDDDDYQFAKDIHARYPSIPFYVQVGNPYLDDRVSNHTEKLLEKYEALIDKVMNDTLNDIYVLPQLHTLLWSNKKGV
- a CDS encoding YwiC-like family protein, whose protein sequence is MKFKKPNQHGVWSMIIIPIAFGIAVSGFTFYHLLLYLGLLASYFMSDQIFFYLKKRKKDSGYLMTASIFLLIVIFSFIPIILYKRETLMIFILMVPLSLMNAYFAKNKKERAFTNDLIAVSIFCLFGVLSTILNVSITSIQIWFPVFILSFLYYFGTILYVKTMIREKKSALYKWSSWIYHLCLVVIGLMISPLIMVMYLPSLIRAVLLYGKNIKIMHVGIIEIVNSVFILIIGIIYLH
- a CDS encoding aminodeoxychorismate/anthranilate synthase component II; this translates as MIMMIDNHDSFTYNIIEYIKVITNNSDICVLKSEEVTFDKMKDINPKVIIISPGPGHPDDYVNLKSSIIEVYKDIPILGVCLGFQLLISAFGGNVIKGLRPIHGHTTSISHDGEGIFEDLPQSFQVTRYHSLIADKNQIPEDFIVTAYSEDDIPMAIRHRSLPIEAVQYHPESILSEFGMEQFANFLRKVGVEVEDTYTV
- a CDS encoding aldo/keto reductase; its protein translation is MVKLNNNIEIPELGLGIYKIEETDVERVVTTAIHAGYRAIDTAWFYKNEKALGTALKNINIDREDLFITTKLWNDFQGYDETLKAFDDSMRALQLEYLDMYLIHWPCPEDELFIESYKALEHLYKEGKVKAIGVCNFKEHHLEKLMAETEVVPAVNQVELHPLFNQAELQAYCESKGIKVMAWSPLMRGGEWLENPILSSLADKHRKTAAQIIIKWHLQQNRLVIPKSQNDDRIKENFDVFDFELSKEDLEAIDSLHTNERQFRDPDDVKIGDMK
- the queD gene encoding 6-carboxytetrahydropterin synthase QueD encodes the protein MLQQIYPSVQHPYAFELNKDFNFSSAHYIPFDEAGKCKNIHGHTYFVNLTIAGNELDKMGFLVNFSELKTLIHKRYDHKLLNDFDEFKDHSPSTEQVAQTIYKIVQESLDQRDNKPQCVQVFVRETPTSYVVYRPVNQGDNHA
- the queC gene encoding 7-cyano-7-deazaguanine synthase QueC, producing the protein MSETLKNEKALVVFSGGQDSTTCLFYAKAHFKEVELVTFQYGQRHDLEIKVAESIAQEQGLKHHLLDMSLLSQLSPNALTDHSMTIENDENGIPNTFVPARNLLFLSFAGALAYQIGAKHIITGVCETDFSGYPDCRDSFIKSMNLSLNLSMDKDFVIHTPLMWLNKKETWALSDQLGALDYVREKTLTCYNGVMSDGCGECPACQLRKQGLDQYLETKGSL
- a CDS encoding DUF1295 domain-containing protein, with protein sequence MAFLVSINIILCIVLMSYNYVVMNKKKRINHYAISITIALNGLISFIIIKEINFITIAVTAMLLIWAFIHTWIQIKYAPNIIENQFFVLYIITIVFSMSLNIVYLDSKLSIYQSVPYFGVSLFIFGQIIAYLSLFTKAIEADGKRLAKMYQQGIYRYFIHPQLVGEVMFTLSLICMIVLTPHWFLLVPVFLFYITFILWQKLFKTTYYVSADS
- a CDS encoding DUF1129 family protein, which encodes MTTRTTKQLIEENNIKRKQLNEEDLKVYENFLLYLRTDLRVSEHETEVILMDVLDHLLESVSNGSSAIEFFGHDVKGHADEILKALPNESRKAIFKMLYMGISYFYSIYFIITGLVLMFTNSKTPVISTLLLIIMVPIGGYIIIKLLYSGIQRYIFDQTKFKQYKEMLYSGVVVGILPALLMLVPYMIFKNKMLVDIPGWVFIALSLIIFIVYKLTKKKTK
- a CDS encoding GlsB/YeaQ/YmgE family stress response membrane protein, translated to MGFILMLIVGGLIGWLAGVILGKDIPGGIIGNIIAGLIGSAIGGALLGDLGPVWGGVAIIPALIGSIILILVLSFILKLIRKK
- a CDS encoding PadR family transcriptional regulator, coding for MSIRTQMRKGLLDACILAIIETQPVYGYELSKILNERHFKDVSEGTIYPILLRLLNKQLIYSEFQTSEKGPKRKYYYITEDGKKELDTVKHEWNQMQAPINALLKKEY